From Oreochromis aureus strain Israel breed Guangdong linkage group 4, ZZ_aureus, whole genome shotgun sequence, a single genomic window includes:
- the LOC120439814 gene encoding uncharacterized protein LOC120439814 translates to MFVGMGVFVGRLVVVESVVLVASVVFVDVDVFVGRLVFVGIVMFVGSVVFVGLVVFVGRLVVVGSVVLVGSVMFVNVDVFVGRLIVVGIVVFVGSVVFVVLVMFVEGLKVIGSVVFVGLVVFVGRLVVVESVVFVGRLVVVESVVFIGSVVFVDVNAFVGRFVVVGSVVFIGSVLFVGLVVLVGRLVVVGSVVFIGNVMFVGLVVFVGWLVVVGSVVFIGSVMFVGMGVFVGRLVVVESVVLVASVVFVDVDVFVGRLLVVGTVVLVGSVMFVNVDVFVGRLIVVGIVVFVGSVVFVVLVIFVEGLKVIGSVVFVGLVVFV, encoded by the exons ATGTTTGTag GTATGGGGGTGTTTGTTGGACGGTTAGTGGTTGTTGAAAGTGTGGTGTTGGTTGCAAGTGTGGTGTTTGTAGATGTAGATGTATTTGTTGGACGGTTGGTGTTTGTTGGAATTGTAATGTTTGTTGGAAGTGTGGTGTTTGTAGGTCTTGTGGTGTTTGTTGGTCGGTTGGTGGTTGTTGGAAGTGTGGTGTTGGTTGGAAGTGTGATGTTTGTAAACGTGGATGTATTTGTTGGACGGTTGATAGTTGTTGGAATTGTAGTGTTTGTTGGAAGTGTGGTGTTTGTAGTGCTGGTCATGTTTGTTGAGGGGTTGAAAGTTATTGGAAGTGTAGTGTTTGTTGGTCTTGTGGTGTTTGTTGGAcggttggtggttgttgaaagtGTGGTGTTTGTTGGAcggttggtggttgttgaaagtGTGGTGTTTATCGGAAGCGTGGTGTTTGTAGATGTGAATGCATTTGTTGGACGGTTCGTGGTTGTTGGAAGTGTGGTGTTCATTGGAAGTGTGTTGTTTGTAGGTCTTGTTGTGCTTGTTGGACGGTTGGTGGTGGTTGGAAGTGTGGTGTTCATTGGaaatgtgatgtttgtaggtcttgttgtgtttgttggatgGTTGGTGGTTGTTGGAAGTGTGGTGTTCATTGGAAGTGTGATGTTTGTAGGTATGGGGGTGTTTGTTGGACGGTTAGTGGTTGTTGAAAGTGTGGTGTTGGTTGCAAGTGTGGTGTTTGTAGATGTAGATGTATTTGTTGGTCGGTTGTTGGTTGTTGGAACTGTGGTGTTGGTTGGAAGTGTGATGTTTGTAAACGTGGATGTATTTGTTGGACGGTTGATAGTTGTTGGAATTGTAGTGTTTGTTGGAAGTGTGGTGTTTGTAGTGCTGGTCATATTTGTTGAAGGGTTGAAAGTTATTGGAAGTGTAGTGTTTGTTGGTCTTGTGGTGTTTGTTTGA